The Coccidioides posadasii str. Silveira chromosome 5, complete sequence genome has a segment encoding these proteins:
- a CDS encoding uncharacterized protein (EggNog:ENOG410PP5X~COG:S): MTRYSWSRWLGLRSSFAIAPSRPGNFQPRNRSTSGVASLTNHNSLWNMDISDTTLISRMEAFVIRQMQDHDPSHNPAHVTRVVRLAHRLLASERSRGTKVHYNETIITLAALLHDIGDRKYLPPNSTEDPTTIVRDTLVKSGSDPLLAQKVQTIVSNVSYSTEIKNPGLSERLIHQDGYPELAIVQDADRLDAIGAVGVGRCFTYLGAKGPPLGANGPLHWELDEAIEHFRGKLVNLELKMKTDSGRSMARKRTLRLREFVQWWEDEMKEVQEGIALGTAVPRSR, encoded by the coding sequence ATGACGCGATACTCATGGAGTCGCTGGCTGGGGTTACGTTCCTCCTTTGCGATTGCTCCGTCGCGGCCAGGAAATTTTCAACCCCGAAACCGCAGCACCTCTGGCGTCGCGTCTCTCACAAACCACAATAGTCTTTGGAACATGGACATCTCCGATACCACCCTGATATCGCGAATGGAAGCATTCGTAATAAGGCAAATGCAAGACCACGACCCGTCCCATAACCCAGCGCACGTCACCCGTGTCGTCCGCCTAGCCCACCGCCTCCTCGCATCAGAGCGCAGCCGAGGAACCAAAGTCCACTACAACGAGACAATAATCACACTGGCCGCCCTCCTCCACGACATCGGAGACAGGAAGTACCTCCCGCCAAACAGCACCGAAGACCCCACGACGATCGTCCGGGATACTCTGGTGAAAAGCGGCAGCGATCCGCTCTTGGCCCAGAAGGTCCAAACCATCGTCTCTAACGTCTCCTACAGCACAGAGATCAAGAATCCTGGCCTCTCGGAGCGTCTGATACATCAGGATGGTTACCCAGAGCTCGCCATCGTGCAGGATGCGGATCGTCTAGATGCGATAGGTGCAGTGGGGGTCGGGAGATGCTTTACATACCTAGGTGCCAAAGGCCCACCGCTTGGTGCGAACGGACCTCTGCACTGGGAACTCGATGAGGCGATCGAGCATTTTAGGGGAAAATTGGTGAATCTAGAATTGAAGATGAAAACTGATTCCGGGCGCAGTATGGCTAGGAAACGAACGTTGAGATTACGGGAGTTTGTGCAATGGTGGGAAGATGAGATGAAAGAAGTCCAGGAGGGCATAGCACTGGGTACAGCTGTGCCTCGGTCAAGGTAG
- a CDS encoding uncharacterized protein (EggNog:ENOG410PMF8~COG:S~BUSCO:1051at33183): MPPASSPCHQYRPTSTPTAPSNPRSSITDEVAQGKKKKNAARKDNKTAKAETKTLLDDLEVSQPEQQLLEPIPTQFNPRPMANDGEPPVLDALSTLPLPEEVDITRRTDTWARSIPFGKSPPQNIMNDAHTEASPPDFSLPVDRGGFQQPSMSPSPIGKPRPISLGTEYSSPTRHQSRDRQKRNSMNTQYHHQPPLPHLPQAHFYSAPDIEIPGVPSPAIRRAQESGCSFCAIDMLPSHKSRSGKKVLVVGQDGMLEVIALDNEQSRSLGAIKGLNGRVLDAKILTWASGNDPFSSSRPLIGVTIFGPIPQEDTAYCSSAASENADLAVPGVPNRPDTLPSRADLPRMQTRVQIYSLRTQSLVATLFATKPEPCYPTFPGTSPTVPPPAGELKLYSSGNYVVLASGTSGEVFIFGAGASQSPGSYCCLGKTWTSVRMRDTRRHSNSSNSTNTDEIQSDPGRELGPADTPILSLSGRWLAVVPPPPYRTSLRGTIHCPRSEERTYGIDAHNPPSRPSITCGVDCNQDGLLNKIAKGVTQELVRGAAWTGGQVAQTWHNYFNKDTQPSQPTATRRAHPFEPSSVNYLPPTHAQEPQHPSTGEPDLVSLIDLKLLEEDEGAKAASTITPVATFQPPSGCSFASLSPSGLMLLTASKNGDVQHVWDLMQMRHCRARILMLEDTSSTAASHGSSAQVREIAKFDRMTTTSILDVKWTGPIGERLAIVTKNGTIHLYDIPRGAFQWPPLRRVQGKSSSRQRHSESPPGADLSEANSSNLNRLSTAVKAIGGTTQPFMAALRGRAPSMGAAFGTGAGFALSSRGSKVLASGLSKSVGAATETMNALRHFGENRLHLSNFARDCGVSRITWSGDEKDPLLGVVDGEYFKIYQIRRGSTGKKKRDQSVFGAKIREIRVPSSLRNPVGPSQALLTMATADINGFWSLPSPTRPVSPRSLKFPPLSQAEIETNAPYQPFHTDRRVNLMVFSGSYEEENINGDPWVFGNAIPSVQLQVHGHAYSEDCISDTQNPGDAKMENLVSLGSSGEKVEYAVITTRRKKTTSSAAGTAGVDDDEFFENDCDILDFASDRV, translated from the exons ATGCCCCCTGCGTCCAGTCCGTGTCATCAGTACCGCCCAACCTCCACGCCCACAGCCCCATCGAACCCCAGGTCCTCTATCACCGACGAGGTGGCACAAggcaagaaaaagaagaatgcCGCTCGAAAGGATAATAAGACGGCCAAAGCCGAGACGAAGACGCTCCTCGATGACTT AGAGGTCTCTCAACCTGAGCAACAGCTCCTCGAACCTATTCCGACCCAATTTAATCCGCGGCCCATGGCGAATGACGGCGAACCACCAGTGTTGGATGCCCTCAGCACACTACCCCTGCCAGAGGAGGTCGACATCACCAGACGCACCGATACATGGGCCAGGTCTATTCCTTTCGGCAAGAGTCCTCCTCAGAATATCATGAATGATGCGCACACCGAAGCTTCTCCCCCGGACTTTAGCCTGCCGGTGGACAGAGGAGGCTTCCAACAACCTTCCATGTCGCCGTCCCCTATTGGCAAGCCGCGCCCCATAAGCCTGGGAACAGAGTATTCCAGCCCTACAAGACACCAGTCCAGAGATAGGCAGAAGCGAAACTCGATGAATACTCAATACCACCACCAGCCTCCCCTACCTCACCTCCCTCAAGCTCACTTTTATTCAGCGCCTGACATTGAAATTCCAGGAGTCCCGTCTCCAGCTATTCGAAGAGCGCAAGAAAGTGGATGTTCCTTCTGCGCTATTGACATGCTTCCGTCGCACAAGTCTCGTTCTGGAAAGAAAGTCCTTGTAGTTGGTCAAGATGGTATGCTGGAGGTTATCGCACTTGACAATGAGCAGTCGCGAAGCCTTGGCGCAATCAAGGGGTTGAATGGTCGAGTGCTGGATGCCAAGATCTTGACTTGGGCGTCCGGAAACGATCCGTTCTCCTCATCTCGGCCTCTCATCGGGGTAACCATATTTGGCCCTATCCCTCAAGAAGACACTGCGTATTGCTCTTCTGCAGCGTCCGAGAACGCCGATTTGGCGGTTCCTGGGGTTCCGAACCGGCCGGATACATTGCCCAGCCGAGCGGACCTACCGCGTATGCAGACTCGTGTACAGATCTATTCGCTAAGAACACAAAGCCTGGTAGCTACGCTGTTCGCGACTAAACCCGAACCTTGTTACCCTACGTTCCCTGGAACCTCTCCAACTGTTCCTCCACCCGCGGGAGAGCTGAAATTATATTCTAGTGGCAACTATGTTGTTCTCGCATCCGGAACGAGTGGAGAGGTGTTTATTTTTGGCGCCGGAGCAAGCCAATCGCCAGGCTCTTACTGTTGCCTCGGAAAGACTTGGACTAGTGTTCGGATGCGAGATACTCGAAGACATTCCAATTCATCCAATTCAACCAATACAGATGAAATTCAATCCGATCCGGGCCGTGAATTAGGACCCGCAGACACGCCGATCTTGTCCCTCAGCGGTCGATGGCTAGCCGTCGTCCCTCCTCCACCATATAGAACCTCGCTTCGCGGTACCATCCATTGTCCGCGAAGCGAGGAGAGGACTTACGGGATTGACGCCCATAATCCGCCATCTCGTCCATCTATAACTTGTGGCGTCGATTGCAACCAAGATGGACTCCTCAATAAAATTGCGAAAGGTGTCACCCAAGAGTTAGTTAGAGGCGCGGCGTGGACGGGAGGCCAAGTTGCTCAAACATGGCATAATTATTTCAATAAGGATACGCAGCCGAGTCAACCTACGGCAACACGCCGGGCGCACCCTTTCGAACCGTCAAGTGTAAACTATCTTCCACCGACTCATGCTCAAGAGCCTCAGCACCCTTCGACCGGTGAGCCTGACTTGGTTTCATTAATCGATTTGAAGCTTTTAGAAGAGGACGAAGGTGCAAAGGCAGCTTCTACTATAACCCCCGTGGCCACTTTCCAGCCCCCTAGCGGATGCAGCTTTGCTTCCTTGTCGCCAAGCGGGCTTATGCTCTTAACCGCAAGCAAGAATGGTGACGTGCAACATGTTTGGGATCTTATGCAAATGCGACATTGCAGAGCGAGAATTTTGATGCTGGAAGATACCTCGTCGACTGCAGCCTCGCATGGTTCCTCTGCACAAGTTCGGGAGATAGCGAAGTTTGACCGTATGACTACAACAAGCATTTTGGATGTCAAATGGACGGGCCCTATTGGAGAGCGCTTAGCTATTGTTACCAAAAACGGCACTATTCATCTATACGATATTCCTCGAGGTGCCTTCCAGTGGCCTCCTTTGCGTCGAGTTCAAGGCAAATCATCGTCTCGTCAGCGCCATTCTGAGAGCCCGCCGGGAGCTGATTTGAGCGAGGCAAACTCCAGCAACCTGAATCGGCTTTCCACAGCGGTTAAAGCTATAGGAGGTACAACCCAGCCATTCATGGCTGCTCTACGGGGGCGCGCACCAAGCATGGGGGCGGCGTTTGGCACAGGCGCGGGATTCGCCTTGTCTTCTCGAGGGAGCAAAGTCCTCGCCTCTGGATTAAGCAAATCTGTAGGCGCTGCAACAGAGACTATGAATGCACTCCGCCATTTCGGTGAAAATCGTTTACATCTTAGTAACTTTGCGAGAGATTGTGGTGTCTCCCGTATAACGTGGTCCGGTGATGAGAAAGATCCCTTACTGGGTGTTGTTGATGGGGAATATTTCAAGATCTATCAAATCCGCCGTGGATCAACcggaaagaagaagcggGATCAGTCGGTATTCGGGGCCAAGATACGGGAGATCCGTGTTCCGTCGAGTCTGCGCAACCCCGTTGGCCCTAGCCAGGCATTACTTACAATGGCAACGGCTGATATCAACGGATTTTGGTCACTTCCTTCGCCGACTCGTCCGGTATCTCCTAGAAGCCTAAAGTTTCCGCCTCTTTCCCAAGCAGAAATTGAGACAAACGCACCTTATCAACCGTTTCATACGGACCGCAGAGTCAATCTGATGGTCTTCTCTGGCAGCTatgaagaagagaatatcaatGGCGATCCCTGGGTGTTCGGAAACGCGATCCCTTCGGTACAGCTTCAGGTCCATGGCCATGCATATTCAGAGGATTGCATCTCCGACACGCAAAATCCAGGCGATGCTAAGATGGAAAATCTTGTCAGCTTGGGCAGCAGCGGTGAAAAGGTTGAATATGCAGTGATAACCACCAGACGGAAGAAGACGACCTCAAGCGCTGCTGGCACCGCCGGGGTAGACGACGATGAATTTTTCGAAAATGATTGCGATATTCTTGACTTTGCAAGCGATCGAGTTTGA
- a CDS encoding uncharacterized protein (CAZy:CE10~EggNog:ENOG410PWM1~COG:I~MEROPS:MER0033237~BUSCO:10038at33183): protein MEVARRTGAVVVSTSYRFAPRYTFPTAHEDTQDVASYLVENCEQLWGADPKLMTISGFSAGGNLALGVAQGLAGTSHHIKGSVTFYNPVDLRIPPWLKPKPPGLPAKDPFAFVMPLFDAYPGLHPPRQLHNPLLNPILADILSLPPNMLFIIPTLDILLHEQTVFVERLKEEAEALNAQSNAGEVEDSKRTGYSGAIASGVPEQQNADADSQLNHRTMLNDTVKVPPRYRVESILFENQVHGWLELPSMAIDEQTRISAYDAAVQFIKDVHRDGGWHFNAPA, encoded by the exons ATGGAGGTTGCAAGACGCACTGGTGCCGTTGTCGTCTCCACCTCCTATAGATTTGCACCGCGATACACATTCCCGACCGCCCACGAGGACACTCAGGATGTCGCTTCTTATCTAGTTGAGAACTGTGAACAGCTTTGGGGTGCGGATCCCAAACTGATGACCATCAGCGGCTTTTCCGCAGGTGGTAACCTGGCGCTTGGTGTTGCACAGGGTTTGGCTGGGACCAGTCATCATATAAAAGGCTCCGTAACCTTCTACAACCCA GTAGATCTGCGTATCCCACCCTGGCTCAAGCCCAAACCTCCAGGTCTCCCGGCCAAGGatccttttgcttttgtcatGCCTTTATTCGATGCATATCCCGGGCTACACCCTCCAAGACAACTACACAATCCGCTTTTAAACCCAATTTTGGCGGATATTCTTTCTTTACCCCCGAATATGCTTTTCATCATCCCGACCCTCGACATTCTATTACATGAACAAACAGTCTTTGTGGAACGGTTGAAGGAAGAGGCTGAAGCTCTAAACGCCCAATCAAATGCAGGAGAAGTAGAAGATTCCAAACGCACGGGGTATTCAGGAGCAATAGCGTCTGGAGTACCAGAACAGCAAAACGCAGACGCAGACTCTCAACTTAACCATCGTACTATGTTGAATGACACTGTAAAGGTTCCGCCACGTTATCGGGTTGAGAGCATCCTTTTTGAAAACCAAGTCCATGGCTGGCTAGAGC TCCCGTCCATGGCTATTGATGAACAAACACGCATTTCTGCATATGATGCTGCTGTTCAATTCATTAAAGATGTTCACCGCGATGGTGGCTGGCATTTCAACGCCCCAGCCTGA
- a CDS encoding uncharacterized protein (EggNog:ENOG410PREN~COG:O~TransMembrane:2 (i5-26o46-71i)), translating into MFGQLFGLAMLLAATAIFLYYTAWTLLMPFVDPGHPLHDLFPPRVWAIRIPVILTLLGSAVVGTFLGLVMIRSNRKKAAKAKAAAKKKA; encoded by the exons ATG TTCGGCCAACTGTTTGGCCTAGCCATGTTGCTCGCGGCGACGGCCATTTTTCTATATTACACTGCCTGGACCTTACTAATG CCATTTGTCGACCCTGGACACCCTCTTCACGACCTCTTCCCCCCACGAGTTTGGGCAATTCGCATTCCCGTTATTCTGACACTTCTTGGTTCCGCTGTTGTTGGAACGTTCCTCGGATTAGTTATGATTCGCAGCAACCGGAAGAAGGCCGCCAAAGCGAAAGCAGCAGCGAAGAAGAAAGCCTAG
- the CWC22 gene encoding pre-mRNA-splicing factor cwc22 (EggNog:ENOG410PHRN~COG:S~BUSCO:4165at33183), which translates to MADSVMLQSAVRLPTPPPGTSYAPQAVSSRKRSPSSRSPSPDRRRPAPHDSSRNGPQTDLDRETERDRQMAERFRQFKKPDGPLKPLTDEEKQAAAKAEYEKLLDMRSGGTYIPPAKLRALQAQITDKSSKEYQRMAWEALKKSINGLINKVNISNIKYIVPELFGENLVRGRGLFCRSIMKAQAASLPFTPIYAAMAAIVNTKLPQVGQLLLTRLIVQFRKAFKRNDKAVCISSTTFIAHLCNHQVAHEIIAAEILFRLLHKPTDDSVEIAVGLTREVGQHLEEMNQAIALAVFDQFRHILHEADIDKRVQYMIEVLFQVRKDRFKDNPAIKDELDLVEEEDQITHCLGLDDELEVQDGLNIFKFDPQWEEHEEAYKKLKAEILGEGSDDEEEDGSDITSDEDEEDEEERQMDIKDQSNTDLVNLRRTIYLTIMSSIDFEECCHKLMKINLPPGQESELPSMIVECCSQERTYSKFYGLIGERFAKLNRLWADLFEAAFAKYYDTIHRYETNRLRNIARFFGHMLSSDAIGWHVLSVIHLNEEETTSSSRIFIKILFQDLAEVLGMPKLLERLKDNILRPSFEGIFPTDNPRNTRFSINYFTSIGMGVLTEEMLIHHIPDPLALVPTPGLRLLDAIGTSLEDVTDPIHQDHGVLVEAEVIVRRVPALHQDVGVDRCHILDPHLPQEEEPGLSRLLFRADTRPAGHLRQIGRPSKGDVPGVPYLVP; encoded by the exons ATGGCGGATTCTGTAATGCTGCAATCAGCAGTACGCCTGCCGACTCCCCCTCCGGGAACCTCCTACGCGCCACAAGCTGTATCGTCTCGAAAACGTTCGCCATCGTCGCGTTCGCCTTCACCAGACCGCCGACGCCCTGCCCCCCACGATTCTTCTCGAAATGGGCCCCAAACCGATCTCGACCGCGAAACTGAAAGGGATCGTCAAATGGCCGAGAGATTCCGTCAGTTTAAGAAGCCCGATGGCCCCTTGAAGCCTCTCACGGATGAGGAAAAACAAGCTGCGGCAAAAGCTGAATATGAGAAGTTACTGGACATGCGCTCTGGAGGCACATATATACCTCCTGCGAAACTTCGCGCTCTGCAGGCGCAGATAACCGATAAATCGAGCAAAGAGTACCAGCGGATGGCTTGGGAAGCCCTAAAGAAATCCATTAATGGGTTGATCAACAAAGTCAACATCTCTAACATCAAATACATCGTTCCAGAGCTTTTTGGAGAAAATCTTGTTCGTGGCAGGGGTCTCTTTTGCCGAAGTATAATGAAAGCGCAGGCTGCCAGTTTGCCCTTCACGCCGATTTATGCTGCTATGGCGGCTATCGTTAACACCAAACTACCGCAGGTCGGACAGCTATTGCTTACCCGGTTGATTGTCCAGTTTCGTAAAGCGTTCAAGCGAAACGACAAGGCTGTGTGCATTTCCTCAACGACTTTTATCGCTCATCTATGCAACCACCAGGTTGCCCACGAGATCATCGCTGCGGAAATCTTATTTCGCCTTCTTCATAAACCTACCGATGATAGCGTGGAAATTGCTGTCGGCCTTACCAGAGAGGTTGGACAGCATTTGGAGGAAATGAATCAAGCCATTGCTCTCGCGGTGTTTGACCAGTTCAGGCATATCCTTCACGAAGCGGACATCGACAAGCGTGTGCAGTATATGATTGAGGTTCTATTCCAAGTCCGAAAGGATCGTTTTAAGGATAACCCTGCCATCAAGGATGAACTTGACCTTGTGGAAGAGGAGGATCAGATTACACATTGTCTTGGTCTTGATGATGAGCTCGAGGTCCAAGATGGTCTCAACATATTCAAATTTGACCCACAGTGGGAGGAGCACGAGGAGGCATATAAGAAGCTTAAAGCCGAAATATTAGGAGAAGGAAGCGatgacgaggaagaagatggatCCGACATAACAtcggatgaagatgaggaggatgaggaagagCGACAAATGGACATTAAAGATCAGAGCAACACCGACCTGGTCAACCTACGACGAACCATTTATCTTACTATCATGTCCAGCATCGACTTTGAAGAATGCTGTCACAAGCTCATGAAAATCAATCTACCGCCTGGCCAAGAATCTGAGCTGCCTTCTATGATTGTCGAATGTTGCTCTCAGGAACGAACATATTCTAAATTCTACGGACTCATTGGAGAGCGCTTTGCGAAGCTCAATCGCCTATGGGCTGACCTTTTCGAAGCAGCTTTTGCGAAATACTATGACACAATCCATCGTTATGAAACGAATCGTCTGAGAAATATTGCCAGGTTCTTTGGGCACATGCTTAGCTCTGACGCGATTGGGTGGCACGTTCTTTCCGTCATCCATCTGAATGAGGAAGAGACTACGTCAAGTAGTCGTATATTCATCAAGATCCTATTCCAAGATCTTGCCGAAGTACTAGGGATGCCAAAGCTCCTAGAACGGCTGAAGGATAACATACTTCGACCAAGCTTTGAAGGTATATTCCCAACTGACAATCCTCGCAACACTCGGTTCTCCATCAACTACTTCACCAGTATTGGAATGGGTGTTCTCACAGAGGAAATGC TTATTCATCATATACCGGATCCTCTCGCTCTCGTTCCTACTCCCGGTCTCCGTCTCCTCGACGCAATCGGGACGAGTCTCGAGGACGTCACAGATCCTATACACCAAGATCACGGAGTACTAGTCGAGGCCGAAGTTATAGTACGTCGCGTTCCCGCTCTCCACCAGGACGTCGGGGTAGACCGTTGTCATATTCTCGATCCCCATCTCCCCCAGGAAGAAGAGCCAGGTCTATCTCGTCTTCTGTTTCGCGCAGATACACGTCCAGCAGGTCACCTCCGCCAAATAGGTCGCCCCTCCAAAGGCGACGTGCCAGGCGTTCCTTATCTCGTTCCCTGA
- a CDS encoding uncharacterized protein (EggNog:ENOG410PWN8~COG:A) — protein sequence MGPHRYPPSGPMQHFPQSNRSSISANSNYSAGSNVEPTAPTSRHLFVQNLSPGTTSQQLKDYLQATGTVSRCDVLDQRSFGRTKVCATVSFQDEEVAKAAISMFDNSTFMGSRIRVRFNRERSPSSGSQPKQPSSDEKSASHEHKTAEAGLDSDKPHAATATSLGGLKGEQACPEKKCGGPLVVNGSCVGMKAGRGKEEKRDYEGELSKMAQEIHL from the exons ATGGGCCCTCATCGCTATCCCCCGTCGGGGCCCATGCAGCACTTTCCTCAAAGTAACCGCAGTAGCATCTCAGCGAACAGCAATTACAGTGCAGGGTCGAACGTCGAGCCCACCGCCCCCACGTCGCGACATCTTTTTGTTCAGAACCTGAGCCCCGGCACCACCTCGCAGCAGCTAAAGGACTACCTTCAGGCCACCGGGACGGTGAGCAGGTGCGACGTGCTCGATCAAAGATCCTTTGGACGGACGAAAGTTTGTGCTACGGTCAGCTTCCAAGACGAGGAGGTAGCAAAGGCGGCAATATCGATGTTTGACAATTCAACATTCATGGGCTCGAGGATAAGAGTTCGTTTCAACCGAGAAAGAAGTCCATCGAGCGGCAGCCAGCCGAAACAGCCGAGTTCGGATGAAAAGAGTGCTTCCCACGAGCATAAAACGGCCGAGGCTGGTCTGGATAGCGACAAGCCTCATGCAGCTACTGCCACCTCCCTAGGAGGCTTGAAGGGAGAGCAGGCTTGTCCCGAGAAAAAGTGTGGCGGGCCACTGGTGGTGAATGGGTCATGTGTGGGGATGAAAGCCGGCCgtggcaaagaagaaaagagagattATGAAG GTGAACTGTCTAAAATGGCGCAAGAGATCCATTTGTAA
- a CDS encoding uncharacterized protein (EggNog:ENOG410PNQ4~COG:S), with amino-acid sequence MPIPTRSHSLRDPLSAQRRKPAGQDTATPTGTSRPGLTSRPTRTTSVSTASVKPPSHAHTTSEGSVSAASTPGLTSRRSFLPRGNPAGIPANRTVTAPLKVQIPEPQTKQSRDAQSGVSPSRRDSVYSPVKRSGGSASAAESRLGDGKNQQQQRSTEGSSSGQAKTGHLPTTRLDRSASLRQPATSRVASATMSHARHRSQAFNSGNAGQAGTTHRQDKTATDSQPAASRLAKPQFNTYQQHYSPKKPAAKPSMSSLSMAAGESNGAVSLPPHVPLLQTELIQLYLLHSQALQTKRQWETSADTKCRKLHESVVTTYRSVLSDEQSIQQHRNIAAIDQFAAEIKASNSRYDFLTQIQMLSKVILEVSDLTESQDGRYNIAVREFEEWSSRVMQVRQHRSQAKGENSAAIENGLRFINSLSDRWRNDVASLSAKLELCSRELDCLEVIGPTSDDKSASDYDASALVRAVRGHKVLIQAMIEELEIMAKTEAEAVKMERAWVKRRVESLRGRRCGGGGVELAIPAWKQL; translated from the exons ATGCCCATCCCCACAAGGTCGCATTCTCTACGCGATCCTCTGTCAGCCCAGAGAAGAAAGCCTGCAGGCCAGGATACAGCG ACTCCCACCGGCACCAGTCGACCTGGCCTTACCAGCAGACCCACCCGCACAACCTCCGTATCGACAGCGTCTGTAAAACCACCTAGCCATGCCCACACGACCTCTGAAGGAAGCGTGTCCGCTGCAAGCACGCCTGGTCTCACATCGCGAAGGAGCTTTCTGCCGCGCGGAAACCCTGCCGGTATTCCCGCCAACAGAACGGTGACCGCCCCGCTGAAAGTTCAGATCCCAGAACCGCAGACGAAGCAGTCGAGAGATGCGCAGTCGGGTGTGTCGCCGTCTAGACGGGATAGTGTGTATTCGCCAGTTAAACGAAGTGGTGGTTCGGCGTCGGCGGCGGAATCTAGGTTGGGGGATGGGAAgaaccagcagcagcagcgatCAACGGAAGGGTCGAGTTCCGGACAGGCGAAAACAGGTCATTTACCGACGACGAGATTGGATAGATCGGCTTCTCTGAGGCAGCCGGCTACGTCGAGAGTAGCTTCTGCCACGATGAGCCATGCGAGACATCGGAGCCAGGCTTTCAATTCGGGGAATGCGGGACAGGCGGGAACAACGCATCGGCAGGATAAAACCGCGACGGACAGCCAGCCGGCGGCTTCGAGGCTTGCTAAACCGCAGTTTAATACATATCAGCAACATTATAGTCCGAAAAAGCCGGCGGCCAAACCGTCCATGAGTAGTTTGTCCATGGCTGCTGGAGAGAGTAATGGCGCGGTATCGTTGCCTCCGCATGTCCCTCTTTTGCAGACCGAACTGATCCAGCTATATCTCCTGCACTCTCAAGCTCTTCAAACGAAACGACAATGGGAGACTAGCGCCGATACCAAGTGTCGAAAGTTACATGAGTCGGTCGTGACCACTTACCGGTCAGTCCTTTCCGATGAGCAGTCTATACAGCAACATCGCAATATAGCAGCAATCGATCAGTTTGCGGCTGAGATTAAAGCGTCCAACAGCCGCTACGACTTCTTGACCCAGATACAGATGTTGTCGAAAGTCATCCTGGAGGTTTCGGACCTTACTGAATCGCAGGATGGGAGGTATAACATCGCTGTGCGAGAATTTGAGGAGTGGTCTTCACGCGTAATGCAGGTCAGGCAGCACAGGTCACAGGCGAAGGGCGAGAATTCCGCCGCGATCGAGAATGGTTTGCGGTTTATTAATTCATTGAGTGATAGATGGAGAAACGATGTGGCTTCCTTGTCGGCGAAACTGGAGCTATGTTCCCGCGAACTGGATTGCTTAGAAGTTATAGGCCCAACTTCGGACGACAAAAGTGCTTCGGATTATGACGCTTCTGCACTGGTGCGAGCTGTCAGGGGACATAAGGTCTTGATACAAGCTATGATAGAGGAATTGGAAATCATGGCGAAGACTGAGGCTGAAGCGGTGAAGATGGAGAGGGCATGGGTGAAGAGAAGAGTTGAATCTCTCCGGGGACGTAGATGCGGAGGCGGCGGTGTTGAATTGGCGATTCCGGCATGGAAGCAGCTGTAA